Genomic DNA from Sporosarcina sp. ANT_H38:
ATATTGGACGACTGGATACCAAAGGATGCTGCTGTTGCGATTGCAGTTGGCGATCGCTACATTTATTACGTGGAAGGCATTCATCAGATCGAATTAAAAGAAGGGCAACCCGTTATGTCCGGTAGTATTGCCGATAAAGTAATTAGCGAGCGACTTAAAGTTGATAAAATCATGGATAACACATTGTTCGGAGCCTCGTATTATGGAATCGGCTATCCAATTGACCTCCAGGGCCAGCCCGGTGCACTAATCGTTATCTTGCCGCCGAATTATCATGTACTGAAACACGAACCATTTCGCTTCCTTACTGGCAAGCAAGAAGAAGAATGGAGTCCTATTCCAATCGAAGAGATTGCCTATATCGAAAGCTTACAAAAGAAAACCTGGTTTTATGTTGATGGTGAACAGTTCTGTACCAGTCATACGCTGAAAGATTTGCAACTGCGGCTACCGAAGACATTTCTACGCATCCACCGTTCATACATTGTCAATATTTTAGCCATCGAGCGCATTTCTAGGGATATTACTTCAAATCTTTTGCTCACATTAAGAGATGGTACAGAGTTGCCTGTTAGCCAGACATATATGGCTGATGTTAAGAAGGCACTTGGGTTTTAGGATTTTTTCGGGTGGTATGATCGTTTGGTGGGCGGATATGATTGCTGTGCTGGAGTATATAATCAGTCTGCGGATGGATATGATTGGTCCGCTGGGATATACGATCGGTCTGCGGATGGATATGATTGGTCCGCCGGGGTATAGGATCGGTTTGCAGCGTTATATGATTGGTCCCCTGGGGTATATGATCGGGGTGCAGCGTGATATGATTGGTGCCCTGGGATATATGATCGGGTGCAGCGTGATAGGATTGGTCCGCTTGGGTATATGATCGCTCTGCGTGTGGATATGATTAATTCACTGAGTTATATGATCGCTCCACACCACAAAACACAAAAAAAGCCACAAAAGTAGCATTCACTTTTGTGGCTTTTTTTGTGTTATTCACTTTTTCTTTATTGCTGCTACAAACTGTTCTGTCCCTTTCATCGATTCATCGTACAAGTCCTGGGACAGTTTTTTTGTATCTTCGACCGTTGCGGGCCAGTTTTCTTTCATAGCATTGAATGCATCCAAGAACAATGTTTGCTGTTTATTGATGTTCCCAATTGGAAAAGCATACTTTTCCAAGTGAGCGAGTTTCATGAAGTCATTCACTTTATGGTGATAGGAAATTGCCATGACGGGTGTCTCTGTGCAAGTTGCCAAAATTAATGAATGGAGCCTCGTACCGATAATGATATCTTGCTGTGCTGTCACATCCAATATCATATTTGGCAGAAGATTATCATCGATGATTGTCGTCTTGTCTTTATGTGTCATTTTTGCCTGGATATCTTTTGTGACATCTGCATCTTGCGGGAACTTTGTAGCAAAAAATGTCAGTTCCACATTGTGCTGCGCTGCAAGACTGTCCAGGTTTTTCGCCATACCTTCTACATAATCATTATAAATTGTGGGATTACCTTCCGGCCAATAACCTGCATTGTAATAAGGGACAGCGGTAATACCAATTTTTGTTGGCACAGCCGATTTTTCCACACCCGTTTGACGTAAGGAAAACGCCGGATCACCGATAGTCAAAACTCGTTCTTTCACACCGATTGATTTCAACAGTTCAGCAGATTCAGGGTCACGTACCGAAATACTATCTGCATGTTTAGCCATATAGCGGATGAACCATTTTCCTAAACCACTGCTTAATGGACCGGCACCACATCCGTAAACAACATAAGGTGTATTCGAGTTTTTAGCCATCATTGCGTATGATCCAAATAACGGCGCTTCTCTTTTATATAAATCCATTAAGATTCCGCCGCCACCTATAACAAGAAGATCAAACGTTTTAACGATTTTTTTATTATTTTGATACGTTGCGAAAAATGTCTTTACTGCATTGCCTTTTTTATAATACAGTGGAAAACTCGTTACGCTATATCGTTCTGCTGTTTGTTTAGGATTATTACTAAATACAGTTAGATCATTGCTGCTTATCTTGAACGTTGACGTCAACTGTTTAATAATGCTAAGTAAAATTGCCTCGTCCCCGTTATTATCATTTCCATAATTACCCACAACACCAATTTTCATTTGACAACTTCCTTCACTACATGATTGTTCCATCATAACATAACTGTGCTATTTCATGAAAATGGAACCCATTGGCCAGCGGTAAGTTGGTCAATGGGTTCCATTTTAAAAAGATAAGAATGTATACGTTTTTTAATTTGAGTTAGTGCCTAGACTCTAACGCTTTTCTTACTTATTAATACTGCGGTATAGGAATGCACTGAATTGAGCACGGTTCACAGGTTTATTTGGCTCAAAATTGCCTTTTTCATTTCCTGTTGTGATTCCATTTTTCGCTAAAATATGAACTTGTTCATACGCCCAGTGGCTTGTAGGAACGTCTTTAAATTTCTTCGTTGACTCGCCTGATAGCTTGTACGCTTTCACAAGAATTGCCGCCATTTGTGCGCGCGTTAGCTGGCCAGCAGGATCGAATGTTCCATCCCCTTTACCACCTACGAGATTCGCGCTTGCAATAGCATTAACTTCATTGAAATAACGATGTGTTTTAGGTACATCTTTAAACTTTTGTGTACTAACAATAGATGTATCCAAGTCAAACACTCGACTCAAAATGACAGCCGCATGCTCACGTGACAATGTATTTCCAGGGTTGAATTTACCGTCTAAGTCCCCTTTTATATAACCAAGGTCTTTCAAGAAACTTATTTCTGTATAGTATGCGTAAGTAGAAGGGATATCAGTAAACGCAGGCGTATCGTCAGACAAAACAATAGGAATGCTTGTCGTTTTCGATCCGAGTGTCACGTTCACTGAGCCTTTTCCTGCCTTATTAACAGCTTTAAAGCTTCCTGCTGATGTAATCGTTCCAATATCACCCGTAACACTCCATTTCAACTGTTCTGGTGAATAAAGGATTGGTTTTCCCTGTGCATCCGTTGCATTCGCTTTATAAGTTACAGTTGCACCTGGTTTCACTTTCGTTGAAGAAGGTACGATCGTTAACTTTGCAGGTGCATCGACAACAGTTACAGGGAATGAGTGCTTCGCATTGCCATATTGTACGGAAACCCGGTCTTCCCCTGCCTTCACTGCATTATATGACAATCCCGAACCTGTAACACTACCTTTTTCTGAAGTCAGTGTTAGTTGGCTATTATCTACTTTAAGTGGATTATAATAGGCATCCAGGACATGATTCACTATTAATGAAGCTTTTGAACCTACAAGCATTGTGCCAACTTGACTACGCGAAACGCTAATATGAGCTGGCTCGCTAACAGGTCCTGTGCTGATCGCCTCAATGATTGCTGACACTTTTCGTTCAGCACTTGTGGGTCTGTTTGCTAACACCACCGTATTGCTGCCATGATTCCTGACACCCATTGCAGTCGAACCACCGCCATCAAAATTAATTGCTCGGTCATAGCCCTGTGCAGCTAAGTAACTTGCAAATTGCTTGAGCGTCATCCCCTTACTATATCCTTTACGGTTGTCCACCGTTACCAGATCTACACGTTTTTTATCTTTGCTGATCGCGATAGCTGTGCGTGCCGTCGGAGAACTTGCCCGCCAATTGGTTGTATCCATCGTGATGTGTGGCTTACCGTCTTTCAATAGCATTGGACCGCTTGCCAACATAAACTCGGAATTCATCCACTTATCATCGATTGATAATGAAAGAGATACATCATCTCCAACTTTCATGTTTTTGAACCTTTCCAGATTCTTCGGACCATGGACAGAGAGAACAAATCCTGTTTTTGGAATTTCCACATTCCCTTTTACCCCATAGCCACGTACTTTAACAACTTTTCCAGACAGTTGCTGCCCGTACTGTGTATTCGTAATCGCCTGTCCTGTGTCAACGACGATTTCGATTCCGAATTCATTGGAATTAGTATTTTCACTATTATGTTGTGGTGTAAAAATGATAGTTTCATCACTCTGACGTTCACGGTTTATACCAGTCATTTGAAAATCTAA
This window encodes:
- a CDS encoding polysaccharide pyruvyl transferase family protein, whose amino-acid sequence is MKIGVVGNYGNDNNGDEAILLSIIKQLTSTFKISSNDLTVFSNNPKQTAERYSVTSFPLYYKKGNAVKTFFATYQNNKKIVKTFDLLVIGGGGILMDLYKREAPLFGSYAMMAKNSNTPYVVYGCGAGPLSSGLGKWFIRYMAKHADSISVRDPESAELLKSIGVKERVLTIGDPAFSLRQTGVEKSAVPTKIGITAVPYYNAGYWPEGNPTIYNDYVEGMAKNLDSLAAQHNVELTFFATKFPQDADVTKDIQAKMTHKDKTTIIDDNLLPNMILDVTAQQDIIIGTRLHSLILATCTETPVMAISYHHKVNDFMKLAHLEKYAFPIGNINKQQTLFLDAFNAMKENWPATVEDTKKLSQDLYDESMKGTEQFVAAIKKK
- a CDS encoding LytTR family DNA-binding domain-containing protein produces the protein MMKANVGIAKELLQQYAAILDDWIPKDAAVAIAVGDRYIYYVEGIHQIELKEGQPVMSGSIADKVISERLKVDKIMDNTLFGASYYGIGYPIDLQGQPGALIVILPPNYHVLKHEPFRFLTGKQEEEWSPIPIEEIAYIESLQKKTWFYVDGEQFCTSHTLKDLQLRLPKTFLRIHRSYIVNILAIERISRDITSNLLLTLRDGTELPVSQTYMADVKKALGF
- a CDS encoding S-layer homology domain-containing protein: MKNFSKQVAMTAVAATLLWTVPASASANQSPVKSYPVSSGVTYSQYNNLTTNYINHLSVNLGDPYTKLGIGLPAPIAKTSTTTALANRDSSDGNRVVGAVNASFFDMKSGLPMYLISKGNEIVNGGVISDSSSYYVSNPIAFGVTKDGLAEIDYYKMGINLGYNGLDFQMTGINRERQSDETIIFTPQHNSENTNSNEFGIEIVVDTGQAITNTQYGQQLSGKVVKVRGYGVKGNVEIPKTGFVLSVHGPKNLERFKNMKVGDDVSLSLSIDDKWMNSEFMLASGPMLLKDGKPHITMDTTNWRASSPTARTAIAISKDKKRVDLVTVDNRKGYSKGMTLKQFASYLAAQGYDRAINFDGGGSTAMGVRNHGSNTVVLANRPTSAERKVSAIIEAISTGPVSEPAHISVSRSQVGTMLVGSKASLIVNHVLDAYYNPLKVDNSQLTLTSEKGSVTGSGLSYNAVKAGEDRVSVQYGNAKHSFPVTVVDAPAKLTIVPSSTKVKPGATVTYKANATDAQGKPILYSPEQLKWSVTGDIGTITSAGSFKAVNKAGKGSVNVTLGSKTTSIPIVLSDDTPAFTDIPSTYAYYTEISFLKDLGYIKGDLDGKFNPGNTLSREHAAVILSRVFDLDTSIVSTQKFKDVPKTHRYFNEVNAIASANLVGGKGDGTFDPAGQLTRAQMAAILVKAYKLSGESTKKFKDVPTSHWAYEQVHILAKNGITTGNEKGNFEPNKPVNRAQFSAFLYRSINK